CTACACTTGTAGCTTGGTTGTGGGACACCGGAGTGGCCTGTAAGACTAAAGCTTTTTTCAAATTCcaacaatcagtcaatctgTACAATAACTGGATTAATTAACCAGGCAATGTACACAATACCAGGGAATTCCAGCCAGTATACATAAGGACTGAGTGAATCATGAAATGTCCATATTGACTGATTATTTCGGTCataatagacacatacatacatatacatacacacacacacacacacacacacacacacacacacacacacacacacacacacatacatacatacatacatacatacatacatacatacatcttggAAGACTTCAAACAATATTGTTACCTTTGTCACATTAAGTTTATTTGTTGCATATATGTTATCTTGGTAAAACcatctcaaatccacactacttTAGCGAAAGTGACGGGGTGGCCTAATCCACGCATCATTGGGACAAtgcttaagctgcattgggacaatgccatgccaaTGTATGCTTAACTGATGGAGTAATCTCCAAGACCAACTCCGGCGTCTTAAAGATGGCATACGTCGTGAACCAGTTCAGCCtgcaactggtgcccgtcaggaacccttCAGAATGCTTAAGTGGCAGTAGACACAAAACTGCTAATGGATGTTAACCTCTTTCATCTTCCTGATGGAAACTTTGCTGACATAGAGCCAACTGGCCCCAAAATTTCGGACCCTCACTCTTTTCTCTTCCTCAGTTGCAGATCTTTCCGAAagtcatgtatatgtattgtttcATTCTGTTTCTGATAAAGTATCTGCCATTTAGGAAAAAAGGCCAAATGAACCTTTGAAAAACTCCACACAGCTTACACAGGAGAAAAACCAAATACAAGAAAAACCaaaacagaaactagaaaatacatttcctgGATAGAGTTGTGACGGAAgctaagatcatcagggaatcctatgtctaaacgacaaaaagggcaatttggagaaaaataaAATTGCCAAAGAAATTGCATAAGACAACCAAAGAAAAGATACTTCCCCAAGATGTCAATTCCCTTATGACAAAAATTAAAGCTTTGAACTAAAAGAAGGTAGAAACgggaaaagaaaaataaattcatcaaacaaaactgtttagaaataatgaaaaacactTACAGGCAAATGAAAAGATAGGGTGATTGTGAGAATGATAAACGACCTCCCATTGAtgccagtgaaaggttctggaaacaatTGTGATCTATACCAAGCGACTGTGACCTGGAGGCACCGtcggtcagtgattatgaccttgCAATGagtgagaaagtaactaggtcgtttctctgatacatctcaccagattgcctgaaaaatgttatcaataagtccaaatctaatacagctgcAGGCCGTGATGGCACGGaggacatcgagctccttgccagcACAGGACCTcttgtcattgcgaggattgaagttgttttatttttcaaatatagaAAAATGATACGACCAAcaacttgaaacgcttcacagtgcAATTAAAACTTtatctaaacataatcatgggtgattgaCTTGTCTATCACCACTCATAACACAtaccagttctttattgttatttctacaagcCAACTGAAACCGATTTTGACTATCAACTAAACGATGTTGACACAAATGGCAGATGATGGCAAGCACCGACTAATGAGAGGATTTGCTTGACCACACACCCTTCATGCGGCTTTATcttctgaaatttgaggttgattttgttgatggcgatatactgctggacggtacaacAATGaaagtaaaccaggtgaagtcctttaccaattCTAagtcagagtcggtcctttgtggagaagctgtctgagaagccactgcatcatgtgtacatgcagtgtgttgaACAGAACAGCAATACAACCTTCGCCTTGATGAAGTCGGATGGTTTCAAATGTGAAAGTGAGGGCATCGTTTTTGCTGCTCAAGACCAGTCACTCGCAATCGCCAAAATGTGATTCTTCATTAAAATGTCGACGGTGTAATGAATTTATAGAGACTGTCTAACACCTTGTCaatggatgcccttccttggcacaaacagcatatcttaaaagacatgatgacatggctcgctgcttttactatcgtcttcGGCATGCCCGTGGCTTTGACTCCTGGGTCCATTCATGGTAGGACCCTGGATatgtccagggcgtcatggaaaatgatgatttcaAATTTCTCAGGAATAGGccaattccagccaacaaacctgatctaacaaacctgatcattgtcctttttgataaagccaaaaagCCATAAAGGACGAAAATACACGACAAATTCAACTAGCAACCTAGCTACCTAGGTGGAAAGATACAGAGATGCTTAATAGGGGGAATTTCACATTACATAGCGAGAGGCTGCGAGTGcgggataacgttcaccccagaggtgttttggtttgattttcgagtGTGAGGACGTATTTAAGTTAATACAATGGGTGTTATGTCGTGGAAATCAGGCAGGATGTGTGGGGACATGTATAATTGAGAGGTACGTGTGCCTAGTTTTAAATGTCACTGAATTCTTAGGGTACATTTCAGCTTGAAATCGGAACGAGTCGATGTCTGCacgacaatccaatatggcagctgctgctcctttactctattaatatatatgacatgagtgtatatctctggtctatgtttaacctacagtgcgatatcgggttcctgtgtatgagccttaccggcctgactgtgccaggatcacccgaaccctctctgctgcatatccaTCTTAATCTGTagaataattataataataatgtgGGTATCTATATAGCACTACAGtaaagttttcaaaatattccgtACTGTTAAAAGGTAATGTTTACACATTAGCTAATGTATggcaaaacaaatttgtaacttTGAAGAGATTATTGACATgagttaaataaatgaaaatgaatcagTAAAAAatggcgaattcttaacaaattTCACGCCAAAACCCATATCtatgctatatatgtatatgaccTGCAAGGTTTCAagtttaagtgagtctaaacattGGATGGAAAGTTTATATAGTGTCTAGCGtgtataacaataacaatattgtGAGCTTAAATCAGCAATTTTAGACATTCATTAAATGTCCACTGTATATACAGTAAAGTGACTTTTTGGCCATATGGAAATTATATCATCAGCTTTCATCATAATTAGCCATAAGTGTGTCAAGTGTAAGACATTTGGGCGCAGTTAAAATTATCTGCGATGACGTTAACCCATTCTGCTACGTGAAGGATATAAATATATCAGACCCAGCATGTGTCGTGTCATTGTGTAATACCAGTCCTATGACTTGGTCATGCGCTCAAAATAACAGCCGTTATGTGGTGACAAAAGTATTACATTATCAACGCGTGTGTAATAATCATAATCAACAACCCAGATAGCACAGTTAGAAATCTTTGTGTCTGCTAAAGTTGCTCTGAGCCTAGTAATGGAAAgacaagtgttgttttttctaTTCTTGAAAGGGGACCTTTTCAATGTTAGTTTTACTTTTCTTTATCGAACAAAACTTATATATCGCAATAAATTAAATGACAAGTAAATTGTAGCGTCTTAATGTTGTTTAGGACGAAAATACACGACAAATTCAACTAGCAACCTAGCTACATAGGTGGAAAGATACAGAGATGCTTAATAGGGGGAATTTCACATTACATAGTGATTGTTTAATAGGGGGAATTTCACATTACATAGTGATTACAGCTGATGATGCAAACTATTGGAAAGTGGAGCTTACTTTTTGTGAagcatttctgaaaataaacaatttctaaaatattactatatcaaaatatatatacagtggaatttgtcaaaaccggcatctgcccaatccggcaagttgtcaacaccagcataaggTCTCAGTCCTACCCGTTGCTTGTACATTTGTCATCAGCTCTACAAACCAGCACGCTGTCTAAGCAggactatttcttcagtcctggtttagacagcttccactgtagatcAATATGTAAATGTTCTCATTAATACTGAAATATAGTTTCAATGCTAAAACATATCCTGCGGTAAAGACTTCATTTGTCATTTGAGCACTGATGTTGTCTGAGACAAACCTACACTGCATAAATATTGATTAAAGCTGGAAACAAAAATCTGTTGTCGAATTCGTCACAGGGAATCATTAAATACCAGAGAATAATTTCTTTCGAGTTTCCTCTAAACAGAATCCTCAAGTATGTAATCAACCTAGGTgattagacacatacacagatattgCGGGAGCAAGTAATGCCCCTAGTTTAGAGTTTTGTAACTGATGGTGGGACCTTAACTTCCGTTATAATCAAACTTACAGTGTCCGTCTCAACAGTGAAGGTGACATCTTAACTACATAAAACCCACCTCTTGCTTACCACCACCTAAAATAGACTGAAACCTGTAAACGATGGTGTTTTCTGaacttcattttcaacaaacttCGGCCTCACCAGTGAAGTTGAGATCTTAACTGCATAGAGCTCTGTTTAAATGGGACAGATATTACAGGCTGATATTCCGATACAGGTGTGCTGAAAGGCACCACCGGCCGCGGGTTGTGATTATATATTCACTCATTCTGATATTAAATTTTGACACATCTGACCAGAGTAAAGTTTGATGACTTTCTACATGAAAGTTATGGTCTCTCGTAACGTTTGATTACACATTGCAGTAAACATCATAGCAACTAACCTTACCTCAAACCACTGACTCTGCAGTTTGCAGTGCTTGTAGACCGGCGATATTGGGTTGGCGATAAATATAGACCTCCACCCAGCGTCCTCTACCAAGTCGGTATTGCGCAGTGAGTTATGTTACAAGGAAGGTATTCacgacaacaacaacgacgTGTAAAGACTCATTTACAGGTAGGACCTAATACCATAATACCATTCCACCACCCCCCTCGTATGTATAGACCAATTATGATGATTtgtataataagtttggatacCCGAATAAAACGAAACGATTATATTGTTGTTGTCAGttttcgctattttgtacgaggggTAAAACTTGTTTTTAAAACAGACCGTTGTGCATGATGCAAATGAAATTTAACTACACACGCTACTTGATTACCTGGATCGTCTACCAGCAAGTGCCAACCCCCGTATCCGTAGCTGTAAAAACATCAAGTCTCCATACCCTGGGTTTGATCACAGAATCGTTGTTAGAACcttgaaacacaacacattttgTAGGCCATTTATTTCTTAGAAACCTAGCTTTCCTCGGGAATATGACTCAGCTAGGTTAGCGAGACCCCCTGGCCACTTACATGTAATGCATCCTGCTGATAATACTTCTGTAGCACACTTGAATGTAGCACTCCCTGTGCAGCGGTGCACAATGATTATCGTGATCTACTTTGCAGTGATATTATATACGTTATAGAATTTCCTTCTAAGAAGTTAAACATTGCTTTGCAGTATCGTCGTGTTTGTCTTGTAAGGTATTAAATCTTAAATGGCACACATTGGCGAAGAAGCCTTTGTTTGGGCAAAATGTCGTTCCATTCTCACTGTACGTGTGACTAACTTTTAGAAAATCCATACTTAAGACAGCAGTGGAGACTTGTAGTTTCCAGTTTGTTTCATGTCACCTTTCACTCTCATTTATTTGGGATCCGTAATATTATTGTTCCCTCTGTTGACAAACAAGGACTTAATTGTATGGTATTCTTTTAGGTCTATAGGGGATTTGGTTGGGTTTGGAACAGAGAGATACACCACAGACTTTACAAATATTACCGtaagaggcattttagaagttgtaaagatgaCTGTAAACCTTTGACTTCTACATTTCAATGAATGTGGCTTTGCCACAGGTACTAACATCGTTACTAATTTGGGTTTCTGTCAAATATATTGTTCCGTGGCTGACAGATTACATTTCTAGGCCGCTACCAAATGAAGCTGTAAATGTGATTCTATGAACGATTTAAATACATGTCAACAGGGGCACCCCAAGGTTCTGCTCTGAGTCTGTTTCTATTCTTTTTATACATAAACGACTTTACGGATAATGTTGACAGTTCACCTCGTTTATATGCTGATGGCACTTACATGGTGTCACTTCTGTTGCAACTAACCACTGTCAAAATACTTCAATCACTATGTATATATGGACAACACACTGACAGTATATTTCTTGTGTAAAATTCTATTTctttacaaataaatatataaattcgATAGATCAACGTTATGCTATTTTAAACTCATTTTCATACGAACTTTTGTAGTCTGAGATAACAGTGTATATATGAGATAGTGTGAGAGACACTCTGAAGCAGAGTAAACCAACAAAATTATGTATTGTACATACATTTGACAATCTTACGCGAATGGCCTTTTACCACCAAAAGCAGCTAACTTTAGTCACCGTAAACAGAGGAAGAGAATCAATACTCTTGAATCTTTTTTACCAGCACTCTTTCATAACCATATATATGCTATAACCTCTCAGAGGTATGTAATATTTCTTTTACACATGGTCTTTCATGTTACGTTATGCTAATTTATATCTGTTCTAACATTTCCACCCATCAAGACGAATTGTTAACATCCTTCGTGACAGCAATAGTGTAGGTAATGATACAAGTAATAATAATATCTCCGTAGTAATACGGAACTGTGTCTCCCCGCCGTGTATTTCGATGCTTAGTATTCACTTAGCTGCGGTGGTGTAACCTAATGGTAACGCTGAATACCCGGggtagattccccacatggatacagtgtgtgaagttcaCCGCCGagaaattgctgaaatattgcgaaaagcggagtaaaaccatactgttTCTCTCCCAGTATTGACACATTTTGTCCTCTGTTTGAATACAAAATTGCGAAATGGACGTTTTATGGTTGACTGCTGATGTCCTATCCATTTCATCTTTTATCCTATTAAAATATGCCTGAATACAAAACTGGCTGTGTGTGtataactttcaaaatgtttagaTCAAGATTACAAATGTCGGCCATTTTGTACTTTCTTGTTTATCTAACCTACAGGTGTTAAGTTCCAGTTGGTATCATCTAGACTTGTAAAGGACTTTGAAATGCATGCAAATGTAACGAGCACATGAGACATGTAAAATGTGTGCGCAACATTCTCTCCTTATTCTCCCCTGCCTCTACCCAATATCCTGCCCCATCCCCTGCCGAATCCCTAAACGTCAACGGTCAGGGCACGTTTCAAAAACTCTCGTAAGCATAAGAtatcgtaacttttctcgtagcatttgttcTTCTTCCGTTGCAGTAAATGAGGTACGAATGCTCctagaaaagttacgagatctttgACTGacgacagttttgtgaaacgtcgcCCTAGGACATAACCCTAAACCTCTTAAACCAAAACAACATAGTTTACATGTCAATGTACACGTATATAAAGTCAAGACGTCTATATGGTTTGATGGTTGAAGACAAGACAATGTTATCTCTTTTCTCCAGACAAAATGAGTTGGAAACGACAGTGTCGGGTTTTACAAACAACATTTTCCTTTGCTGTGTACATTTCTCTCCTGATACACCACGGTAAGACACAGAATAGATAGTTCTGAAAGTGCTTATATTAACTCTCATGTATCTTTTGCTATGTGGTACCACCTTGTATGGTACTCAACCATTATTTCTACACTTCGAATTTCTCTTCCTTAAACATATGCCAATTATAGTCGCTACAAAGACAATAATATATCCCACAGGTCATGAGTACGGCGAatattatttcacttatttttcatgtgtaaaactattatcaacacacacacacacacacagagagagagagagagagagagagagagagacatgtatatatatatatagagagagagagaatgagatagatagatagatagatagatagatagatagattctTTCACAAACTGTTACATTTACCAGTATCAGGTACACTATTTATAATATAACACAATTCAGAGGGAAACGTCCAATTGCACCGATCTCATCATATTGTGATTTAGCTGACCTGCCTTGTGTTGAAGAGGtgtggggtagctcagtggttaaagcggtcgtCGGTCACGTCgtggcccgggttcgattccccacatgggtacattgtgtgaatgccaccccccaccccccaacccCTCCTCCCCAACCCCCAATTAACTCACCCGATCGTATGTTGAAGGTGACACCAAGTGCGTGTCTGAAGCTCGCCGAGTCGTGAAGGCTGGCTGTAACAACTACTGTCCCGAAAACCAATGTCCTGAGGAATGCACTGACTGCATCAGCGGCTTCTACGGACCTGACTGTAGACGGAGCTGCCGGGGACATTGCTTCAATGGACGGTGTGACCTACTGACCAATGGTCGAGCCGTCAACTGTACGGATGGGTGTGAACTGGGGTGGAGGGGGTTAACATGTAACACGAAATGTAAGCGTCCGTGTCTGAAGTGTGACAGATACACGGGGAACTGTGTGGGGCAGTGCAGGGATGGTTTTTGTGGACCTGGATGCTTACAGAGATGTCTATATTCACTGTCAGCGTGTGACAAAAGTTGTGCAAGGCCTCTGAAAATGACCCAGACACTGGAGCCGGCACACCACAGAAGCCACAAAAGCAAGTTTGATATCAAGGACTTAAACAATACACACCACGTTCACAAAGaaggtatttatgtatgtatgtatgtatgtatgtatgtatgtgtgcgtgcgtgcgtgcgtgcgtgcgtacgtgcgtgcgtgcgtgcgtgtggcaTTTGGCATGGCATGGTATATATGGTACTAcggatatgtgtgtgtgtgtgggggggggggggggggatgtgtatgtgaatgattATTAGTTTAATCTCACATAACTAAACATGTTGGATAATTCGCACTCCTTTGTTCTTCGTTGATTACATGCGAAGTGTATATTGTAGTTTCATATGAACTTACCTTGATGAAACAAAAGTGATATTTGTGTACCAGCCGTTTTCTGTTGTAGAACATCCTCAACAATCTGCAGCTGAGGTAACCCCGGATTATGGCACTCGGCAAATCACCCCATATTTTCACGCAGGCGCCGGCATTGCTGTATTAGCTGCAGTAACAGCTGTCATTGTCGTCTCCGTCATCAGGTAGTTCTTTACCCGAAATTAACGATTTGCAGTGAAATGACTTGGTTCGTCACGTTTAACAAAGCACATAATAAGTAGGAATAAACCTAAACAAATATTCTGGACCACTCTGatagtcgggaccagacaacccagtgattaacagcattgtCATGCCAGGAAACACTCGTTTAGAGTTATATGAAATCAACCAATACATTTTCGTGAGTTTGTGTTTGTTACAGAAGCCAGGGATGCCACTTGTGCAGCTTGTAAATGAAATGGTATCTGTTGTAGACTGAGAAGTCAAAAGAAGATAGATTCGGTTGGGAAACCACATACGTGCGAGGAGTCTCATCGGTTCCTTGCTGTGAAATCCAACATTATTTCTGTGAGTGTCGAAGGATTTCGCATTGAGTATATATGCGCGCGCGTGGGGGGACGGGGGCAGGGGGGGTGCGTGCCTGCGCGCATGTGTGTGTAGTATGTGAACTATCGTAGTCCAAATGTGTATGCGCTATATTTCTCCTAGCGTAACCTTTAATGATACAGTTATACGAACTTAAGTCAAATAATGAGATTACGTACATGATCTACTCCATGTAGGCAATGATTATATGTCAGGAAACATTCTATCGGTTAAACATTTACCTTACAGTAGTAAGTGTTCTCGAGCTGAAACATCTGTGTTGGTTAATTTCGGCCGGGGTTGTTAGAATAGTggataattatttttaaattcatcatttatttgttCATCAATGGAGTGGAATGATCCTAGCTGTTGATGTCAGGAGACTGGGCAGAGTAGTCTCCCTTAGATTATTACCAGTGGCCCTATTCATTTTAATTTCTAAATAGTATCCGCTGAGCTGTTCAGGGTGGTGTAACGTTATTGTTTATTGAAGACACATGTATAATTTTATTTGTATATGCATGTATTATGTTTGTCTGTGAAATATTTTACTAATCCAGTTCCTGTAAAGTAGATCAACACTAGCCGCGTGAGTTTACTTTCTTTGAAGACATTACTGAAAAGTGTAGATTCAGGGAAGCTTAACAGTCGTGTTAAGTTGGCCTTTGGTCTAAAGTATATGATGATTTCACATATTGTTTAAATAGTAAGTAATGAATAATATTCATCATGGTAGCAAAGTTGGGATTACTGATTCAAAACTATTAATCATTAACATCTTTAAtcgatatttaaatactaaagtatataatgttttcatatgttCCAGCATAGTACAGTGTTTCCAGCATGTACAGTATCCACTGTACGGTATTAATTGCGTGATATAATGTCTGTTTGGATATGCGGTGAAGGCGACAGTAGATGGCGAATTTGTGTCCAAAGGCTACTCTTTGGGTTCACAAACTACTTACAGTAGATActtgtgttcttctgtgtggTAAAATGGTCAACGAAGATGACTATATCGTGTTTTTAACAATTTTAGTCATTGGCGTAAAAGGCAGTACCTGTACCTACTGTCATGTCGGGACATTTGTTCCTACTGGTATTGCGTGATATGACAATTGGTTTCATTTACATGCAGCTATTTCTAACAGGTTTCATTCTGTATTGCAGGTCATTCCACCATCGAGATCCCACCGAGAAGGTAGTGGCCCTGAAACTTGTACGACAGAAATGGGTGTTCTTGTCCAGAATAACCATTATACCGTTGCATAATACAGTGAACAAAcgtggttttacgcctctttcagcaatgttGAAATACGGTTGCATAATACAGTGAACAAAcgtggttttacgcctctttcagcaatgttGAAGCACATATGACTTCAGGGAGCACCTGTAAACGGCTTCATATAATTAAGACACCACCTGTACACCCCTTGTGTGTATTTTCACTTTCGTCCAAATTCACTTTCGtccagagttgtctcccttacactGGGCATCACCACCATTTATGGTTGTACATCAAAGAATTTTTCTTTCTCTCTGTAA
Above is a genomic segment from Haliotis asinina isolate JCU_RB_2024 chromosome 7, JCU_Hal_asi_v2, whole genome shotgun sequence containing:
- the LOC137290256 gene encoding uncharacterized protein, producing MSWKRQCRVLQTTFSFAVYISLLIHHGDTKCVSEARRVVKAGCNNYCPENQCPEECTDCISGFYGPDCRRSCRGHCFNGRCDLLTNGRAVNCTDGCELGWRGLTCNTKCKRPCLKCDRYTGNCVGQCRDGFCGPGCLQRCLYSLSACDKSCARPLKMTQTLEPAHHRSHKSKFDIKDLNNTHHVHKEEHPQQSAAEVTPDYGTRQITPYFHAGAGIAVLAAVTAVIVVSVIRLRSQKKIDSVGKPHTCEESHRFLAVKSNIISVIPPSRSHREGSGPETCTTEMGVLVQNNHYTVA